The following coding sequences lie in one Anomaloglossus baeobatrachus isolate aAnoBae1 chromosome 7, aAnoBae1.hap1, whole genome shotgun sequence genomic window:
- the LOC142246837 gene encoding uncharacterized protein LOC142246837, giving the protein MDIGELTQRIKNFSLGACESGGQGYQRILLQLFGFLGHGKSSFINSCKYVLDDEDYVNHAGANMPDNRRTTARVSYKLTESITLVDNRGCEKMESYKTGEIFAQLGNILPLDVSIEWRTGLRLADKVMDAETEVSSSDFICPVFLYSIKKGIHREDVEDIKTLLQTAGQVTGIFPLVILTHKNYGRLTQMEGMFRNMGVEKIFSLENYTPEDHCRSRGRHEAILHLLYEVIKQARFSLQEPRDRIQEVKDRKQFIQRIICDMERCDRAKKDTQDQADMARWDKAAMDRQDQVNMGRWEWADRWEHPIMDHRKRTDMDVLDYSNMDRQNWVDMDRREQADMDRREQADMDRLKKADVDRQDPVDLNLWDHSEMERWHQPNIDRQDQVDVERYDKANMCREDHDDMNKLDRDNIDRRHYEEEIKNLTDKYELQRQCDQRRYEAEMREYQRMIQHLKKKSHCVLQ; this is encoded by the exons ATGGACATCGGAGAACTAACACAACGCATCAAAAACTTCAGCCTCGGTGCCTGTGAGTCGGGTGGACAGGGCTACCAGCGAATCCTGCTGCAGCTTTTTGGTTTCTTGGGTCACGGTAAATCATCCTTCATTAACTCCTGTAAGTATGTCTTGGATGATGAGGACTATGTGAACCATGCAGGGGCAAACATGCCCGACAACAGGCGCACCACGGCCAGGGTATCCTACAAGCTGACGGAGAGCATCACTCTGGTGGACAATCGTGGGTGTGAGAAGATGGAGAGCTACAAAACGGGGGAAATATTCGCTCAGCTCG GTAATATTTTACCTCTGGATGTGTCCATAGAGTGGAGAACAGGATTGCGACTAGCAGACAAGGTTATGGATGCAGAGACAGAAGTCAGCTCATCAGATTTCATCTGTCCTGTGTTTCTCTATAG CATTAAGAAAGGAATTCACCGCGAGGATGTAGAAGATATAAAGACTCTTCTTCAGACGGCCGGACAAGTGACAG GGATATTCCCACTTGTGATCCTCACGCACAAGAACTATGGCCGACTAACACAAATGGAGGGCATGTTCCGGAACATGGGAGTGGAAAAGATTTTTTCGCTGGAGAATTACACCCCGGAGGATCACTGTAGATCCAGAGGAAGACATGAAGCCATCTTGCATCTTTTATATGAAGTTATCAAACAAGCTAGGTTTTCTCTACAAGAACCACGAGATCGGATTCAGGAGGTGAAAGACAGAAAACAGTTCATCCAAAGGATCATATGTGACATGGAGAGGTGTGACCGAGCCAAGAAGGACACGCAAGATCAGGCCGACATGGCCAGGTGGGATAAGGCGGCCATGGATAGGCAGGATCAGGTCAACATGGGCAGATGGGAATGGGCTGACAGGTGGGAGCATCCTATCATGGACCATCGGAAGCGGACCGACATGGATGTGCTGGACTATTCCAACATGGATAGGCAGAATTGGGTTGACATGGACAGGAGGGAGCAGGCTGACATGGACAGGAGGGAGCAGGCTGACATGGACAGGTTAAAGAAGGCTGACGTGGATAGGCAGGACCCAGTTGACCTGAACTTGTGGGACCATTCTGAAATGGAAAGGTGGCACCAACCCAACATAGATAGGCAGGACCAAGTTGATGTTGAGAGATATGACAAGGCCAACATGTGTAGAGAGGACCATGATGACATGAATAAATTGGACCGGGACAATATAGACAGAAGACATTACGAAGAAGAAATAAAGAATCTAACAGACAAGTATGAACTTCAGAGACAATGCGACCAACGAAGATACGAGGCGGAAATGAGGGAATATCAGCGGATGATACAACATCTCAAGAAGAAATCTCACTGTGTTCTCCAGTGA